In one window of Tellurirhabdus rosea DNA:
- a CDS encoding lipocalin family protein, which yields MYSKSILRIPAGWTALLLLVLPLWLASCKKENDVTSPNSAEGSWRINALRFDPAFDLFDIGVPTSDAVATLKQVATQFPEYADDVTCFTETRYTFNSNGSVAVAESPKCASSADFENLNPVDNTAKWKVENNKITLTDASGSETYDFSRNGDTMNWSVKETDDFDGDGKTETVTLTLEFKKI from the coding sequence ATGTACTCAAAATCCATTCTACGCATCCCTGCCGGCTGGACAGCCCTGCTGCTGCTGGTTCTGCCCCTCTGGCTTGCCAGCTGCAAAAAGGAAAACGACGTAACCTCTCCCAACTCGGCCGAAGGCAGCTGGCGCATCAACGCCCTGCGGTTCGACCCGGCTTTCGACTTGTTTGACATCGGGGTTCCGACCAGTGACGCGGTGGCGACCCTGAAGCAGGTGGCTACCCAGTTTCCGGAATATGCCGACGATGTAACGTGCTTTACCGAAACCCGTTATACGTTTAACAGCAACGGCTCCGTGGCTGTCGCCGAATCTCCGAAATGTGCTTCCAGCGCTGACTTCGAAAACCTTAATCCGGTTGACAACACCGCCAAGTGGAAAGTCGAAAATAACAAGATTACGCTGACCGACGCCAGCGGGTCGGAAACCTACGATTTCTCGCGTAACGGCGATACCATGAACTGGAGCGTTAAGGAGACGGACGATTTCGACGGCGACGGCAAGACCGAGACCGTGACGCTGACGCTGGAGTTTAAGAAAATATAA
- a CDS encoding serine hydrolase produces the protein MALGQSLHANLNRYLGTLPPAARVSLAVRSLADTTAFYQRADERLPSASLIKLPIMVEAMEAVRDGRLNPDEIYILQDSDKVGGSGVLQTYQHRSRIAYRDLITLMMTLSDNTATNILLRDLGMKAVNDRMRTLGLTQSQLNRMMMDTAAVARGVENYVTARELNGLLVQIYRGQVGTAPLCEQMLDILKRNEDTLTIPRLLPKTVAVAHKTGTLAYVRGDAGIVYARRPFVLSVLVQGLTTAEAERVIGELAAECFAVFNR, from the coding sequence TTGGCACTCGGTCAATCCCTGCACGCGAATCTGAACCGCTACCTCGGCACGCTGCCGCCCGCGGCGCGCGTAAGCCTGGCGGTCCGGTCGCTGGCCGATACGACGGCCTTTTACCAGCGGGCCGACGAGCGCCTGCCGTCCGCCAGCCTCATCAAGCTGCCGATTATGGTGGAAGCGATGGAAGCCGTTCGGGATGGCCGGCTGAACCCCGACGAAATTTACATCCTCCAGGATTCCGACAAAGTGGGCGGCTCGGGCGTACTGCAAACCTACCAGCACCGGAGCCGCATCGCCTACCGCGACCTCATCACGCTGATGATGACGCTGAGCGACAACACGGCAACCAACATTCTGCTCCGCGATCTGGGCATGAAGGCCGTCAACGACCGGATGCGCACGCTCGGCCTGACGCAGAGCCAGCTGAACCGGATGATGATGGATACAGCCGCCGTCGCGCGGGGCGTGGAAAATTACGTCACCGCCCGCGAGCTGAACGGCCTGCTGGTCCAGATCTACCGCGGGCAGGTCGGTACGGCGCCGCTTTGTGAACAGATGCTCGACATCCTCAAACGCAACGAAGACACGCTCACCATTCCGCGCCTGCTGCCCAAAACCGTCGCCGTGGCGCACAAAACCGGGACGCTGGCCTACGTGCGGGGCGATGCCGGGATTGTCTACGCCCGCCGCCCGTTTGTGCTGTCGGTGCTGGTGCAGGGCCTGACGACCGCCGAGGCCGAGCGGGTCATCGGCGAGCTGGCGGCGGAATGCTTTGCCGTTTTTAACCGTTAG
- a CDS encoding sensor histidine kinase, translating to MNWNEFFQAYNQVESDSDNTPDIAACVTLIKKFTGADRICILRWYQDSLCDLLFASPSYMLPGVFPCRAAAQTRDQLIPEELPQSLRFFFGNEYTLFSHALFHPSLNGWILISWNQPPLQSDDDLRMALRWLQDKILLQVMSQHVVGLNQQLESRFRMASQGLIQINEIANSVWLNPAAADLLELPNHHSEHTVNSVFSAILALLSRSKQAFGNQLELMQLLLDPNFEIKDRILDLGNKVISVTSHPIRTNDFRGRQWMFNDISELFWANRHLMEQHNSLTHKNEELAEVNREIESLISVIAHDLKSPLATIAAIFHSLMSSHNLDEEQQENIEYGLKTVRRGVDLINSIVFYNSLVYSEQPLQISEIELDDLIESLISGYQVQAIQKDITLHVNKPPQPIILHSDFELVVRILDNLISNALKFTPIGRNIYISVDEYNERCYISIRDEGPGIQPDERHKLFKRFQRLSARPTNNESSSGLGLSIVKALSDKLGATIEVDSPEIGGTVFRLGLPLRSDSVPEPQPVAVS from the coding sequence ATGAATTGGAATGAATTTTTCCAGGCCTATAATCAGGTTGAGTCGGATTCTGACAACACACCGGATATTGCGGCCTGCGTTACCCTGATAAAAAAATTTACGGGAGCCGACCGAATTTGTATTCTGCGCTGGTATCAGGATTCTCTCTGTGACTTACTGTTTGCCTCGCCTTCGTACATGCTGCCGGGGGTATTTCCGTGCCGGGCAGCGGCCCAGACCCGCGATCAGCTGATTCCGGAGGAACTGCCCCAGTCGCTCCGGTTCTTTTTCGGTAATGAATATACGCTGTTCAGTCACGCCCTTTTTCACCCCTCGCTCAACGGCTGGATTCTGATCAGCTGGAATCAGCCGCCGCTTCAGTCGGACGATGATCTGCGGATGGCCCTGCGGTGGCTTCAGGATAAAATTCTGCTTCAGGTCATGTCCCAGCACGTGGTCGGGCTGAACCAGCAGCTGGAATCGCGGTTCCGGATGGCGTCTCAGGGCCTCATCCAGATCAACGAAATTGCCAATTCGGTCTGGCTCAACCCGGCGGCGGCCGATCTGCTGGAGCTGCCCAACCACCATTCCGAGCATACCGTCAACTCTGTTTTTTCGGCCATTCTGGCCCTGCTCAGCCGCAGCAAACAGGCCTTCGGCAACCAGCTGGAGCTGATGCAATTGCTGCTCGACCCCAATTTTGAAATAAAAGACCGCATTCTGGATTTGGGGAATAAAGTCATAAGTGTTACTTCGCACCCGATCCGGACCAACGACTTCCGGGGCCGTCAGTGGATGTTCAACGACATCTCTGAACTATTCTGGGCTAATCGGCACCTTATGGAACAACACAACAGTCTGACCCACAAAAATGAAGAATTGGCAGAAGTCAATCGCGAAATTGAAAGTCTGATCAGTGTCATTGCCCACGATTTGAAGTCCCCGCTGGCAACCATTGCCGCCATTTTTCACTCTCTGATGAGCAGCCATAACCTGGACGAGGAACAGCAGGAGAACATCGAATATGGCCTCAAAACGGTGCGCCGGGGCGTTGACCTCATCAACAGCATTGTCTTCTATAACTCCCTGGTTTATTCCGAACAGCCGCTGCAGATCAGCGAAATCGAACTCGACGACCTCATCGAATCGCTCATCAGCGGGTACCAGGTCCAGGCCATCCAGAAAGACATAACGCTGCACGTCAACAAGCCGCCCCAGCCCATTATCCTGCATTCCGATTTTGAACTGGTCGTGCGGATTCTGGACAACCTCATCAGCAACGCCTTGAAATTCACCCCCATCGGCCGGAACATCTACATTTCGGTCGACGAATACAATGAGCGCTGCTACATCTCCATCCGGGACGAGGGCCCGGGCATTCAGCCGGACGAGCGGCACAAGCTTTTCAAACGGTTTCAGCGCCTGTCGGCCCGCCCGACCAACAACGAAAGCTCGTCCGGTCTGGGCCTTTCCATCGTGAAGGCGCTGTCCGACAAACTCGGCGCTACCATTGAGGTGGACTCACCGGAAATCGGCGGCACGGTGTTTCGGTTGGGCCTGCCCCTGCGCTCCGACTCCGTTCCGGAGCCCCAGCCGGTAGCGGTATCGTAA
- a CDS encoding saccharopine dehydrogenase family protein, with product MKNVLVVGLGKVGSLVGILLNKRFSVTGFDRQKPVYELPFPVVSGDVTDEAAIRQTLGAFDAVVSCLPYNLNLPIARAAHELGVHYFDLTEDVPTTTAIREMAKTSRSVMAPQCGLAPGLIGIVGADLAKRFTQLRDIELRVGALPRYPNGLLGYSFTWSPAGVINEYLNDCEVIANGVGKMVPALDGIEVINIEGQEFEAFSTSGGLGTMCETFAGQVDTLNYKTIRYPGHAKLMRFLLYELILKNKRELAEQILTEAKPPVQEDVVYVYAVVEGWKDGVLEREEFYRAYHPRQIDGQHWRAISWTTAGSVAAVVELVADGLLPQQGFLKQEEIPFDAFLETRNGQFFRREKAQIEL from the coding sequence ATGAAAAATGTCCTCGTAGTTGGGTTGGGCAAGGTCGGCTCTCTGGTAGGCATCCTGCTCAACAAACGATTCAGCGTGACGGGCTTCGACCGGCAAAAACCCGTTTACGAACTTCCTTTCCCGGTCGTGTCGGGCGACGTCACCGACGAAGCGGCCATCCGGCAGACCCTCGGCGCTTTCGATGCCGTGGTATCCTGCCTGCCCTACAACCTCAACCTGCCCATTGCCCGCGCCGCGCACGAACTCGGCGTTCATTATTTCGACCTGACGGAAGACGTTCCGACGACTACGGCCATCCGCGAAATGGCCAAAACGTCCCGGTCGGTCATGGCGCCGCAGTGCGGGCTGGCACCGGGCCTGATTGGCATCGTCGGGGCCGATTTAGCCAAACGCTTCACCCAGCTGCGGGATATTGAACTGCGCGTGGGTGCCCTGCCCCGCTACCCGAACGGCCTGCTCGGCTATTCGTTCACCTGGTCACCGGCGGGCGTCATCAACGAGTACCTAAACGACTGCGAAGTGATCGCTAACGGCGTCGGCAAGATGGTTCCGGCGCTGGACGGCATTGAGGTGATCAACATCGAAGGGCAGGAATTTGAGGCCTTCAGCACCTCGGGCGGCCTCGGCACCATGTGCGAAACCTTCGCCGGGCAGGTAGACACGCTCAATTACAAGACGATCCGTTACCCCGGCCACGCGAAGCTGATGCGCTTTCTGCTGTATGAACTGATTCTGAAAAACAAGCGTGAACTGGCCGAGCAGATTCTGACCGAAGCCAAACCGCCGGTGCAGGAAGACGTGGTTTACGTCTACGCCGTCGTGGAAGGCTGGAAAGACGGTGTGCTGGAACGCGAAGAATTTTACCGGGCCTATCACCCGCGCCAGATCGACGGGCAGCACTGGCGGGCCATCTCCTGGACCACCGCCGGTTCGGTCGCCGCCGTGGTCGAACTCGTCGCCGACGGCCTCCTGCCCCAGCAGGGCTTCCTCAAGCAGGAAGAAATCCCCTTCGACGCCTTCCTCGAAACCCGGAACGGACAGTTTTTCCGGCGGGAAAAAGCCCAAATTGAATTATAA
- a CDS encoding uracil-DNA glycosylase family protein — translation MTFASRAIDYYFQLNEPDHLPPGVSVLNPYRQPAVQDVVRRFFTRFFDDTRPRVFILGINPGRFGAGITGVSFTSAQNLATYCGIDNDLPKRLEVSSRFVYQVVEAFGGAAEFYGHFFITSLYPLALVREGKNYNFYDDRATTTALWPAIAETVRTQLTFGGRRDVAVCLGRKNETYLRRLNEQHGFFDRILTLDHPRYILQYRNRDVDAYREAYIRTLADCLA, via the coding sequence ATGACCTTCGCCAGCCGCGCCATCGACTATTATTTCCAGCTGAACGAACCCGACCACCTGCCGCCGGGCGTTTCGGTCCTGAATCCGTACCGGCAGCCCGCCGTTCAGGATGTGGTCCGGCGATTTTTCACCCGCTTTTTCGACGATACCCGTCCCCGCGTGTTCATCCTCGGCATTAATCCGGGCCGGTTTGGGGCGGGCATCACGGGCGTTTCGTTCACGTCGGCGCAGAATCTGGCGACCTACTGCGGCATCGACAACGACCTTCCCAAACGGCTGGAGGTATCGAGCCGGTTTGTGTACCAGGTGGTTGAAGCATTTGGCGGGGCGGCGGAATTTTACGGCCATTTCTTCATCACCTCGCTGTATCCGCTGGCGCTCGTACGGGAAGGGAAGAATTACAATTTTTACGACGACCGGGCTACCACCACGGCGCTTTGGCCCGCCATCGCCGAAACCGTCCGGACGCAGCTGACCTTCGGCGGGCGGCGGGATGTGGCCGTCTGTCTGGGCCGCAAGAACGAAACCTACCTCCGCCGCCTCAACGAGCAGCACGGCTTTTTCGACCGCATCCTGACGCTGGACCATCCGCGCTACATTCTGCAGTACCGAAACCGGGATGTCGATGCCTACCGGGAGGCGTACATCCGGACGCTGGCGGACTGTCTGGCATAA
- the wrbA gene encoding NAD(P)H:quinone oxidoreductase, with product MVNVAIIYYSATGTTYQLAQAVAEGARQAGAAEVKILKVKELAPEEAIASNEGWSAHRLETQDVPEATLADLEWADAIILGAPTRYGMPAAQLKQFIDATGPLWGQGKLVNKICSAFTSAATLHGGHESTILALSNTFYHWGSIIVAPGYADPIQFQSGNPYGVSFTSQNGTLDPDETALNAARFQGRRVVEVTTRFKK from the coding sequence ATGGTCAACGTAGCCATCATCTATTACAGCGCGACCGGCACGACGTACCAACTTGCCCAGGCCGTTGCCGAAGGAGCCCGTCAGGCGGGAGCCGCGGAGGTGAAAATCCTGAAAGTGAAAGAACTGGCTCCGGAAGAAGCCATTGCTTCCAACGAAGGCTGGTCGGCTCACCGGCTCGAAACCCAGGACGTACCCGAAGCCACGCTGGCCGATCTGGAATGGGCCGATGCCATCATTCTGGGCGCCCCGACCCGGTACGGAATGCCCGCCGCCCAGCTCAAGCAGTTCATCGACGCCACCGGTCCGCTCTGGGGCCAGGGCAAGCTGGTAAACAAAATCTGCTCGGCCTTCACCAGTGCCGCCACCCTGCACGGCGGCCACGAAAGCACGATTCTCGCCCTCTCGAACACCTTCTACCACTGGGGTTCGATCATCGTCGCGCCGGGCTATGCCGACCCCATCCAATTTCAGTCGGGCAACCCCTACGGCGTTTCGTTCACCAGCCAGAACGGCACCCTCGACCCCGACGAAACCGCCCTGAACGCCGCCCGCTTCCAGGGCCGCCGGGTGGTGGAAGTGACGACGAGGTTTAAGAAATGA
- the pdxA gene encoding 4-hydroxythreonine-4-phosphate dehydrogenase PdxA — MEQRQSERKNERQLDNGQEWGGSEKNGQDRQGQDRQNANRNNPERINPEDRLVIGITLGDYNGVGPEVILKALQNNRLQKICTPVIYGSMRVLNRYKNILHQAGLPIKDWNLNGIQQVSGANHRLTNVITCWNEQNQNGQNSDIQPGKVTPEAGAAALACLQRATEDLKAGHLHAVVTAPINKHNIQNEEFKFPGHTEYFAAQFENRENLMFLVSPQLRVGVVTGHIPLGRVRSSITRERVLQKLNLMYASLRNDFGIRKPRIAVLGLNPHAGENGLLGNEEQEILIPLINELRQKGQLIYGPFPSDGFFGTQGYRKYDAVLAMYHDQGLIPFKTLAFDEGVNFTAGLPIVRTSPDHGTAYDIAGKNLADENSMLQAIFLACDIARTRKEAAELETNALKKTIGQEALKGERN; from the coding sequence ATGGAACAGCGCCAATCGGAACGAAAAAACGAGCGTCAGTTGGATAATGGGCAGGAATGGGGCGGATCAGAAAAAAACGGTCAGGACCGGCAGGGTCAGGATCGGCAGAATGCTAACCGTAACAACCCCGAACGCATTAACCCCGAAGACCGGCTGGTCATCGGCATCACGCTCGGCGATTACAACGGCGTCGGGCCGGAAGTAATCCTTAAGGCTCTGCAAAACAATCGTTTGCAGAAGATTTGCACCCCGGTCATCTACGGCTCCATGCGGGTATTGAACCGGTATAAAAATATACTGCACCAGGCGGGACTCCCGATCAAGGACTGGAACCTGAACGGCATTCAGCAGGTAAGCGGGGCTAACCACCGCCTGACCAACGTCATTACCTGCTGGAACGAGCAGAACCAGAACGGTCAGAACAGCGATATTCAGCCCGGCAAAGTGACACCGGAGGCCGGGGCGGCCGCTTTAGCCTGTCTGCAGCGGGCTACCGAAGACCTGAAAGCGGGTCACCTCCACGCGGTGGTCACGGCGCCCATCAACAAGCACAACATTCAGAACGAGGAGTTTAAGTTTCCCGGACATACCGAGTACTTTGCCGCCCAGTTTGAAAACCGGGAAAATCTGATGTTTCTGGTGAGTCCGCAGCTCCGGGTGGGGGTCGTGACGGGGCACATTCCGCTGGGCCGCGTCCGTTCGTCGATCACGCGCGAGCGGGTTTTGCAGAAACTGAACCTGATGTACGCTTCGCTGCGGAACGATTTCGGGATTCGCAAGCCGCGGATCGCCGTGCTGGGCCTCAACCCGCACGCGGGCGAAAACGGGCTGCTGGGCAACGAGGAACAGGAAATTCTGATTCCGCTCATCAACGAACTGCGGCAGAAAGGCCAGCTGATCTACGGCCCCTTCCCGTCCGACGGCTTCTTCGGCACGCAGGGCTACCGGAAGTACGACGCCGTGCTGGCGATGTACCACGACCAGGGCCTGATTCCGTTCAAAACGCTGGCGTTCGATGAGGGCGTCAACTTTACGGCGGGCCTGCCCATCGTCCGGACGTCTCCCGACCACGGCACCGCCTACGACATAGCCGGGAAAAACCTGGCCGACGAAAATTCCATGCTCCAGGCGATCTTCCTGGCCTGCGACATTGCCCGCACGCGCAAAGAGGCGGCCGAACTCGAAACGAATGCATTAAAGAAAACGATTGGTCAGGAAGCCCTCAAAGGTGAACGGAACTGA
- a CDS encoding YicC/YloC family endoribonuclease: MLKSMTGFGSATQEAEGLTVTAELKTLNSKFLDIYCRIPKQYSDKEIELRNLLTHKLERGKVELSLNISRTADLRPGVSVNRPLVEAYLGDLRQTANGMLLTIPDHELFRLALQQPNAYLTETVASPESASGDWEAIQSAVHEAIRRCDEFRQQEGNALEVKFREYIAAISDRLALVDEQDARRIPAVRERIRTMVTDLLGNEDFDQNRFEQELVYYVEKFEISEEKVRLKNHLDYFLEVLSTEEANGKKLNFISQEIGREINTIGSKANDAAIQRLVVQMKDELEKIKEQTMNVI, encoded by the coding sequence ATGCTCAAATCCATGACCGGGTTCGGCAGTGCGACGCAGGAGGCAGAGGGCCTTACGGTCACGGCGGAGCTCAAAACGCTGAATTCCAAATTTCTGGACATCTACTGCCGCATTCCCAAACAGTACTCCGACAAGGAAATCGAACTTCGTAACCTGCTGACCCACAAGCTGGAGCGCGGCAAGGTAGAACTGTCGCTGAACATCAGCCGTACGGCCGATCTGCGCCCCGGCGTGTCGGTCAACCGGCCGCTGGTGGAGGCTTACCTCGGCGATCTGCGCCAGACGGCCAACGGCATGCTCCTGACCATTCCGGACCACGAACTGTTTCGCCTGGCCCTGCAGCAGCCGAACGCCTACCTGACCGAAACGGTCGCCTCGCCCGAGAGCGCCAGTGGCGATTGGGAAGCCATTCAGAGCGCCGTGCACGAAGCCATCCGCCGCTGCGACGAGTTCCGCCAGCAGGAAGGCAACGCCCTTGAAGTGAAATTCCGGGAGTACATCGCCGCCATCAGCGACCGCCTGGCGCTGGTGGACGAACAGGATGCCCGGCGGATTCCGGCCGTGCGGGAACGCATCCGGACGATGGTCACCGACCTGCTCGGCAATGAGGATTTCGACCAGAACCGCTTCGAGCAGGAACTGGTGTACTACGTCGAGAAATTCGAGATTTCGGAAGAAAAAGTCCGGCTGAAAAATCACCTCGATTACTTCCTCGAAGTGCTGTCCACGGAAGAGGCCAACGGCAAAAAACTAAACTTCATTTCGCAGGAAATCGGCCGCGAAATCAACACCATCGGCTCCAAAGCCAACGACGCCGCCATCCAGCGCCTGGTCGTGCAGATGAAGGACGAACTGGAAAAGATCAAGGAGCAGACGATGAACGTGATTTAA
- a CDS encoding 2-hydroxyacid dehydrogenase codes for MSDQQPTILIADEMHPSLFPMLEGAHVQFDYQPTINREGLLEQLARYEGLFIRSKTKVDASLLEAGPRLRFIGRAGAGLDLIDLAETSRRGIRVFHAGTGNRDAVAEHTVGMVLGLLANLFKADREVRRGVWDREGNRGYELGSLTWGIIGYGNNGSATARRLSGFGCRVLGYDKYRSGYGDAYAQEVSMEEIFSQADLVSLHIPLTSETRHMVDDEWIARFAKPFYFVNIARGEIASLSSIVRGLESGKIRGACLDVLENEKLQKLTPEQQAAFDYLRQSEKVVLTPHVAGWTHESYVRINEVLVQQLQELL; via the coding sequence ATGTCCGACCAACAGCCGACCATTCTGATTGCCGACGAAATGCACCCGTCGCTTTTCCCAATGCTCGAAGGAGCGCATGTTCAGTTTGATTATCAGCCGACCATCAACCGGGAGGGTCTGCTGGAACAGTTAGCCCGGTACGAAGGGCTTTTTATACGCAGTAAAACCAAAGTGGACGCCTCCCTGCTGGAAGCCGGGCCCCGGCTCCGCTTCATCGGCCGGGCCGGAGCCGGGCTGGACCTGATCGATCTGGCCGAAACGAGCCGCCGGGGTATCCGGGTGTTTCATGCCGGAACCGGCAACCGCGATGCCGTCGCCGAGCATACCGTCGGGATGGTGCTGGGTCTGCTGGCGAACCTGTTCAAAGCCGACCGCGAGGTGCGGCGGGGCGTCTGGGACCGGGAAGGCAACCGCGGGTACGAGCTGGGCAGCCTCACCTGGGGCATCATCGGCTACGGCAACAACGGCAGCGCCACCGCCCGCCGGTTGTCGGGCTTCGGCTGCCGGGTGCTTGGTTACGATAAATACCGGAGTGGTTACGGCGACGCCTACGCGCAGGAGGTGTCTATGGAGGAGATTTTCAGCCAGGCCGACCTCGTCAGCCTCCACATTCCCCTCACCTCCGAAACGCGACATATGGTGGACGACGAATGGATCGCCCGGTTTGCGAAGCCGTTTTACTTCGTGAACATCGCCCGGGGCGAAATCGCTTCGCTGTCGTCCATCGTCCGGGGACTGGAATCCGGGAAGATACGCGGTGCCTGTCTGGACGTGCTGGAAAACGAAAAGCTCCAGAAACTGACACCCGAGCAGCAGGCCGCCTTCGACTACCTCCGCCAGTCGGAGAAGGTAGTACTGACGCCGCACGTGGCGGGCTGGACGCACGAAAGCTACGTCCGCATCAACGAGGTGCTGGTGCAGCAGTTACAGGAACTTCTATGA
- a CDS encoding DNA-3-methyladenine glycosylase — protein sequence MKLPLSFYEQHDTLTLARQLLGCELVHENADGRTAGLIVETEAYLWGDPACHAYRKKTPRNAAMFGPPGTLYVYQIYGMYHCVNIVSGPEGIGEAVLIRALQPTEGLDLMGLRRGLDPATPFGLQGLCSGPGKLVIAMGIERGEHNFSSLETGPLFIRARPLPDFEMVTTTRIGITQGADLPYRFYVKGNRFVSKK from the coding sequence ATGAAATTACCTCTTTCCTTTTACGAGCAGCACGACACCCTGACGCTGGCCCGGCAGCTGCTGGGCTGCGAGCTGGTCCACGAGAACGCGGACGGCCGCACGGCGGGTCTCATCGTCGAAACGGAAGCTTATCTCTGGGGCGATCCGGCCTGCCATGCGTACCGCAAAAAAACGCCCCGCAACGCCGCCATGTTCGGCCCGCCGGGGACGCTGTACGTGTACCAGATCTACGGTATGTACCATTGCGTGAACATCGTCAGCGGTCCGGAAGGAATCGGGGAGGCGGTGCTCATCCGGGCGCTGCAACCGACGGAAGGCCTGGACCTCATGGGCCTGCGCCGCGGACTCGACCCGGCTACGCCGTTTGGCTTGCAGGGCCTGTGTAGCGGTCCGGGCAAACTCGTCATCGCGATGGGCATCGAACGCGGCGAGCACAATTTCTCCTCCCTGGAAACCGGCCCCCTGTTCATCCGCGCCCGCCCACTGCCCGATTTTGAAATGGTCACCACCACCCGCATCGGCATCACCCAGGGCGCCGACCTGCCGTACCGGTTTTATGTGAAGGGGAATCGGTTTGTGAGTAAGAAATGA